The Aspergillus flavus chromosome 6, complete sequence nucleotide sequence CAGAGGCGCAGAGCGTGTGATTCATGCTTTAAGAGAAAGGTAATATCCTTCCCTAGCCAGTGTTGGATGGAATGTGCCCCATCGTGTAGATCTCAAACTAATCATACGGCTTCTGCAGATACAATGCGATACGGAATTTCCGCAGTGCAATTGGTGCAAGCACCATAATCTTGCTTGCACATACAACAGACTTCAGACTCGCACGGAAGCAAGGTATGTAAATTATAAGATTACCCAAGGGTAGCTATCTATGCATTCTGCCTCCTCAGATTTCTAAGTCCCTCAGTCGTTTGCTTATCGAGATTGCTGGCCAAGCTGTCGAATCATACCACCCCTTTGACGATTCGCCACTAACCCTGTTCATTTCATTAGGGACAAGCTACACCTGCAGTTCTCTGGGAAATCATCAGAAACAGACTCTAACCTTGGAAGCCCTAATATGAATGATCAAAGTCAGTGCAATACGTATCACAACCCTTTCCAACACACATTGACGTGTCTCGTGTCTACCCAGGTACCTCTACGAATAACATGGGCCCAAACACAGGGTCAAGGCGCCCCCACTCTGCGAGTTTTGGTCTAGACTCTATGGCCTGCTTTAACTGGATGCATCTATTATCCGATAAAGGCCAGAGATGGATTGAATCTCGCACCGGAGAGAAAGTTCGCTTCGAGGGGCTATACGCCCTTGATCTCCCTTGGGCCAACACACGTCGGCTTTATATGGAAACCCTTAATGCCGGCCTCATTCATGAACTTCCAAGCCGATGCTCAGTGGAGGGCTACACCAAACAGTATTTCTCGTCATTTCAAAGCCTCGTCTTTCCCGTGATCAGCAAGCCACTTTTTGAGAAGACCCTAGATCTTGCGTACGGACCCCGTAGCTCTTTTGGCTCTGCTAGTGCTAGGTCATGTGTCTATGCATTTCTGGCTGTGGTGAACCTTTTCGAGATTGGTGAAAACTTCCAGGAGGCTATGGACTGTGGATACTTTGCCTCGGCGGCGCAAACCTTTATGGTCCAGATCACTCAAGAGATGACAGTTGATGGACTCCAAGCGGTGATAATGCTTGTAAGCAGTTATTTGCTTCCCAAGGGGTTCCCGCCCCTTAAACAATTCATGCGGTACTAACAACAAGCAAGATTCTATTCCAGTACTTCCTAGGAGATTTACAGGCAGCAGCAGTATCTGTATCAATCGCCACTCGCCTCCTGTATACACTTGGCGCCAACACAATGTCGGGCGTTGATTCATGTGGTTGCTCACAGCCCTATGACAAGAATATCGAGGAATGTCACTTACGCGATCTATTCTGGGTTTGCTATTCATTCGACAAAGATATCTGTTTGAGAACCGGACAGCCCCCGGCAATCAACGACAGCTATTGCAATCTCACACTCCCACCAGACTACGCGCGTCTGCAGGACTCTAATATTCTACGACATAGTATGTCGATGGACAGCCACACTCTCCCCCTTTTCCCTTGGGATCTTCGACTCTCCAAGATCAAGTCTGAAGCATACGAAGCTCTTTACTCTGCTGGCGCTCAACGCAAATCAGACTCGGAAATCCTCTCAAGTATTCGGACTCTTGACGAAGCACTAGAGCAGTGGAGGGTATCATTACACCCTGACTTCCGGCCAACATTATCGTTCTCTCAGGAAATGCCGGTTTGTGCGAACTTGAACACGCAGGCGGTGATGTTGCGACTTGCGTACTATCATTGCGTTACTATGATCCACCAAGCCAGTGAAAGAGGGAGACTGTCCGACGATTGCAACGAAGGTCGGCTTAGTGGGATAAATACCAGTACCAGCCTGGCCATTAATGCAGGCACGTCAACGCTGTCCTATCTTCAGACAGTATTGCCGGTAGTGGAGGGTGAATGCTTCTGGTAAGACGCAGTACTCCAAATATCCCTATTGAGAAGCTCTTCACTAAGcacaatgtcttcaaaaCCAGGGTTGTCCTCTTCTACGCCATAACCGCCATCTTGACCCTCTTCCGTAATATCCTGCACAACCCTCTCGGCCCTGAAGCTCATCACCACGTGCATATACTGCGCGAAGTTCCAGATCTGATCCGCAGAATTCCCATCCGGAAGCTCACTCTCGGCGAAGTTATCCACCTCAGATTTCTGGATGGGTTCACCACCGAGCTGGCGAGGTTAGGTGCATGTGCCATTTCTCAGGTGCAATTAGAAGCGACGGATATCAGAGGTACGCAAACATTCGCCTCAAGTGAAGAATGGCCTCTATAGTAGTATACGATGTACAAAATCCTAATCGCCCCCTGTTCAAAACAAGAAGTCACAAAATCTCAACAACCTAACACAATAACCAGCTTATTCCCCTCCTATCTCATACAATGACTAACCCCAGCTTCAACCAGCAACTTACAATACTGAAAATGCAACCATACCACAGGAGGCGGAAACAGCGCCTCACTCGTGTGCCTAAcaccattgaagaagatattcTTCAACCGAAACTCAGCCACCCCTTTCTTAGTATCGATATCGACGGTAATTTCGGATATGTTATCCATTTCATGGGGTTTATCAGGATCCTCAGTTGGAGATGATCCACCCCGTATAACGATAGATCTGGGCGTCTTTTCTAGGACGATGAAGTGGTCTGTTACGATTGTTCCTGTTCTGAATATTAGCAAATCCTAGGTCTGGAGATAGAAGCTAGCCTCTGTAACAGAGAAAATACAAACCTTCATCATAAGAGCTACTAAGTAACTGCTCCTTACTCCATAGCATAGATTCATTGGCTCTATCCTTACACAGTAACGTAAGAATCTTCCGTTGGATTGCGTAGCCTATTTACCACATTCATAATTATTAGTCTTGCCTGCTATAATTACCCCGACTCATCGTCTCACGATCGACCACAGACATTGGAAGTAGGAAAGGGAACTCACCATATCCACCCCAAACACCCCCACAGAACATTTCCAAAAGCTTCGAGCCACCATTAAGCGCATCTTTGACCAATCCCGGttttattctagataatGGAACCTCCCGTACGCACGAATCATCCAACGAGGGATGTTTATTCGGATTAAACCTCCGAAAGTACTTGCTCTGAAACAAAGGATCATTGTCAGGACCGAAGGGCTCGAAGTAACAGTGTCGTGACCATAGTTGCCAGCTTGTGGCTCCGGTTAGGCCTGCTATGATGGTGTATTTGCAGAATGCGAAGACTTTTGGTGGTAGGAAGCGGTTGAATTGTCTGAATGTGGACATGATTGGAGATGGGTAGGGGTGAAAGGTTTATTACTTGGAGGTGCAGAGAGTGAAGAGAGAATAGAGCTGAGTATAAATTTTCAAGATGCTGCTGGGTATTTATAATGGGTCTAATGTAGGTACCGGTCATTGATGATATTTATAGTTGTGCCTGCTCTGGCCGCTTATTCAGCGGATTGTGGGATGTGGTTATTTGGGGTAAAGCTTGGATTGGTGATCTCTGAAGATATGTGGGATGCAGACTTTTTCTATAAGACAGAGGCTGTTAGTCTGATGTTATTTATGAAGAGGGTGGGATTACTGATTCATAAAATTGGAATTAATGTACATCTACTTGTAACCTGCAGAGCTCCAATTAGATGGCTACGGTGGGTCTATCAATATCAATGACCCCTAGGATTTAGAagattagaaatataaacCCAACGAGGGATCAAGCCCGGGAATTTTACATATATAAGACCCGGGTATAATTGATGACATTGATATCCAATGAGCAAATCGGAGATCTCTAGATCATGACAGCGGTACATGCAAGCAACAGAAATAAATGAAACCTCCTAAGAAAGGTGAAATGGTTGTGGGATACATCCTCATGAAATACTGCACCCATGTAAATATTCCATCGCAGTCTTGTTCATACCCTAGTCCCTACTTCACAAAAGCTCCACCAACGGTGCGTTGACCCTGCCGTCCCAATCAAAGACCTAGATGGACCGTCCTATGACCATCAGGCGAATGCCCATGCGTTCGCATTCCGATTTAAGATCGTCGATTAGAAGCATGGCCAGTTCCAATTCCCCCTCCTGCAAGTGGAGCACAATACGTTTGAATTGAGGTATGATAGTGGTGTGCTGTCTAACTAACAACCTCAACTCAGAGATTAGGCCGAGGATAAACGCCTGCACAACGTCGGTGATCTCGAGGGACTTGAGAGACGTCGGCAGCAAGTCAACTAGGCATTGTGGAGCAGCGTCGTGGCTGTCCCTGATATTTACACCTGGGAGTCGCATGAGGTTGGCATGCCTCATGGACAGGTGTTCCAAAACAATGAACTCCCTGAAAGAGCCGAACGGAAGATCATCACGTCCAAGATAGTGTTGTACTTCCATAGTCCTGTGCTTGGCACGGAATCGGCGGTATGAATTGTGAAACTCGATAGAGAGAGCTTTGAGGGTTTTCTTGCGAGGGGCAAGACCCTGGCGGAATTCTCTAGGATCGAAGATATAAGAGGAGGGTGCATCAGATATTACACCAATGTCGACCTTGAAATGCTCGAGCTTGGGGCATGCTGCGATCCAATCGCCCATGCCGCGACAAAAGAAGGCCGGTGACAACACAACTTCAGTGACCGAACTCACGCGGTCTATCAAGCGGGAGATATTCGACGTTCCGACGTCCATTCCACCAGAAGAGTCCCACATATTGACGCCCTCGATCGTACGAACAGCCGGCAGATGAAACCAGCCCAGTGCAAAATGTGGATTATATTTGAACTGGCCTTGGTAATTTATGAGAGTGACCTTTTGTAGCAATGGGAACGGAGTAGCCGTGCTAAACGGCCGTCGGCCCAACAACGCTTTGTCCAAGATACTAGTCAATAACCATTGATTATCCCCATAGCCAAGCGTGATGCTCTTCAGGTTATTCAAGCGACTGAGGAGTACACCAAGCCAGGCATCTTCGCATAATTGTCGTAGCCGCATATTCCACGAAGCTTTCTCGCGTTCCGATTCACATATATCATCAACGATATGTTCAATTGTCGAATTCCACCGCGGGCTACAAGCCTTAGTCAGGGACGGATAATCCGGATGAAAACCCCGTGCGAAGCCAAAATTGGCATCATGGACGAGATGTGCTAGGTCAGGACGATGCCACAAATACTGGATGAGTTCAACTTCTCTGGTCCCGATGGAGGAAATGTGAATGGATGAATAGACCGTAGTGGGGTCAAACAGCCACTGAAGCCTGCGAGAGCATTTGCTCAAGGCTAGTTTCGAGAACACATCATCGTTGATGTATTCTCCAACTAATAATATCAGCTCATTCGGCAGTATATCCATTTTGGGGAGTCGGTGTTGTTTGGTGTTCCGGCAGGGCCAATCGAAGGAGTGGTGATCTGTTAGGAGGCAGCAGTCTCGATCTATTTGATTGCAGGCAATGAAAGAAGAATTCGCTCATCATGacatactactactcctTACAATGGCACTGCCTTCACGAATATCAGATCTAATCTAGTTTCTAGGCGATATGAAATGGCAATATGAAATGAACCCGCGGGTCAAGTCTATGGCAGTGCAACCAGTGCTCATACCATCttcaaaataaaaacaatcgattatatatctataaacaGGAAATTAAAGGTCATATCAAACATCACATTATCTGTCCCACCAAAATATCCAACGTTTATTGTTCCTGCAAGGCCACATGTGCAGTCAAATCCAAGAGTCGGTTCGAATATCCCCATTCGTTATCATACCACGCCATGATCTTGAAGAACTACATCTGCTGTCAGCTTACACCCTTAAATGAGTAGGAATAATAGCTAAGACGAACCTGAGGATTCAACTCTGTACAAGCAGGGGCGTCCACAACGGCACTGTTTGGGTTTCCCTTATAGTCGCTACTGACAAGCTCCTCGTCACTGACATAGAGGACTCCCGCAAGACTAGACTTGGCTGCGCGGCGGAAGGCGGCCATTATCTCAGCCAATGATGTGGGCTGTTCTGTGGTTACGGTCAAGTCAATCATGGAGACGTTGGGACTATCATTGGTCGGGTTAGCTTTTACCCCTAGACGGGAgtaatgaagatgatggcttACGCTGGTACACGGATCGACACTCCAGTTACCTTGCCTGTCAGTTCGGGCAGGACAGTAGCAATGGCCTTTGCGGCACCGGTAGTAGTGGGGATGATGTTATCGAAGACACTGCGGCCTGTTGAGTATTAGCATCGATCCCTTGTCTTCACAAGCCTGTTTTAAGCAGATAGAAGTAGTAAACCTACCCAGGCGACGGTTCTTCTTGCTATACCCATCCAGAACCTGCTGAGATTGGGTCGCCGCATGAACCGTAGTCAGGAGTCCCTGCACGATTCCGAATTGCTGGTGTAGCACCTTCAACACCGGGGTAACGCAGTTTGTGGTACAACTCGCACAAGAAACCACTCGTCGGTCTTCATCGGCCCTGTAGTTATCTGAGTTGACCCCATATACATATGTTGGGGAGTCGGAGCTGGGGGCGGAAATGACGACCCGCTTGGCGTGGCCGTAGGTAACGTGCTGCAGGGCTAGATCACGTTTTGTGAACTTTCCGGTGCATTCGACAACATAGTCAACACCGACAGCACTCCAGTTGAGTTTTTGGAGGTCACGTTCGGAGGTGAGGACGATCTGGCGACCGTTGATGGTGATTAGGGTGTCTGAGAGGGCATGGATAGAGATGTCGTCTGATAGTTTGCCCATGCAGGAGTCATAGCGGATGAGGTAGATGAGGTCTTGCACGGTATTACATGTGTGATTGATGGCGACAATTTGGAGGTCTGTTCTGTTAAGGGAGGCACGTAAGACGTTCCGACCTAGTGGTGCAAGGGGTTGTGGTTAATGGTTGAATGTTGCATGGGCATAGTCCCGGATAGATATGACCAACCTATACGGCCGAACCCGTTGATGCCGACCTTACAAACAGAAGGCTGGGTAGAGGCCACACTGTGAGGGAAGTCACTGATTGAGGGAGCCATGGTGTTATCTGAGAAGGAAGTACTACAATAAAGTAGATGAAGTTCGATGAACCAGATTGAATCTGAAGACAATGTATATTGCAACCAATCTAAACAGACGAGGCTTGACAGTCAATAAGTACAATTTCCGGAGTCCAACATGTCTCACTACCAACTCTCcctattctatatatacatcaaATCATTACGCAAGAACCATGAAGTAGCATCATCCGTATACTTCTCCGTGAGGGCACTGACCAGTAAGAATGCCGGGAATTCCCGTACTCAGCAATGGCAGGTCCACTTCTTGGGTCAATGTCCCGATGACCGGATATTTAATCGGCTTTCACTTAATAGCAAATCAGAACCGCGAATTAACGGCGCGCTGCGGCTACTGCCAGTGGACAACCGGTGTGCCTTGCCGAGAGATATGCCGGGTCGACGATTCATCTTCAGTTTTAACGAGGTCCGCCGTGTCCTTGCAACCCCATACCACCAATAACCGAGCGTCAACGTGTGCTAAACTACCCCAGCACGATGTTTCCGTCGAAACATACCGAGTCAAATTAACATGCATATTGTCATATCCCCAGTGTCCCATAGGATAGGTTGGTGTTCAGGGTCTCTCCGCCTAGCCGGACGATTTCATGTCCGACGGAAATCGGAGCGGGAATGTCTTGTCCGATTACCGGCAATATCTCCAGGACAAGTCTGGGGCAGGCTCCACTCTGGGCCTGGTTCTCGATCTTTCATGTCGTAAGGGTATATCTACTCGGCATTGGGAAGCCATGGTAATTCTTTTGAGCCGTGGGTAGTTAAGATGGTTGATTTGCTTTATTTCGCaatctactccgtatctTACACACCAGAACACCATATCCGGAGCGGCGGGATACGGAGCTACGTTGTTCATTATGGTTAATCATGTCAGCATAGCTCTGTCAATAGGTAGATACTTGTTGAGACCGTCCAGAAATGCAGAAGAAGTCCTGTAATAGGGCACATGGCTCGCTGCGAGGTATTTATTGACAAACAAAAGAACCACACGGGAACTTACAGACGCTGATGATATCGCCAGAAAGATACCCTACCCTAGTCATTAATATTCGTCCGAAGCAGGGATCACCATGAGAGCGATAGACAATCCATACCAAAAGAAGCACATAGCAATCAATGACCAGCGCACGGGCGTCTGATGGGTAAATAtgccaagaagctgaaaacGCACTCCAAAGCTACTGTACCACACAGTGCCGTGGATTGTGATCAATTTGTCCATCGCAGACACGGCGGTCTGGTTCAAGTCCAACAACTTCTCATGAACTCTGGTACAACATTCTACCTACGATATAAAGCCGGCGGCTATTCTCATTGAAACGGGGTTCATGACCTCCGCCAAGCGAGACTACAACAAAGAAAGCGGCGGCACATCAACGCCACAAACCACACCGACAATAATCAAGACCCTGCTAAGCTCTTCATTCCATGGCTAAGACCTGGAAGTTCTGTTTAGCCTATTTGTTCTACCGCTAGTTCCCCTACAGCACAGTCTGGATCAAACAACCCCGGATTTTGTGACCCCGTTGAATGTGTTGTAAAATGCGGGGCAGAAGTCTGGGGATCGCTGATCGCGTTCATTCTAAACACGTCTATTCGTTGATGGACGATGCTCAATCACGATGTGGAGCTGGTTTAGTTCTCTTGGCCACGAGTGACCTGGATCCCACTAAACCTTTTTTTTGCTATGCTTGACTCGTGGTCTGGGCTCGTCTCGAGCTGGGCAGCTTTCTTCCTATCCGTGATGAGTATAAATATGGCATACATGGTCCTGTGGCCCCGTAATTCTGGACTATTATGCGATCGATGTACATATAGATCTTCCTAGTCTTTGAGACTACACCAATTCATATTGATCTTTGTATCGGTCCTGAAGTTCACAGCCACGGCTTCCCTTTCCAAATCAGATATGAAGTCCCACAGCCCTCCTGAAGGCGGAAAAGCACAAAGTACCTATATTGAGGATGTGCACTCTCTCAAGCACGCCGACGAGAAGGCACAGGGAGATTACGCCGGTGCCACGGCCAAGACAGATCCCAGGGAGATTCGTCTTGTTCGAAAATTGGACATGCGAATCATGCCCATTTTGTGGGCGATGTATTTCATGAATTTTGTGAGCATCATCTGGGCCCATGCACTCCTCCTTTATGCCACTAACACGAATGAACTTCAGATTGACCGCAATGCTGTTCCGAATGCGCGCCTGAATAACCTCGAGAAGGATCTTGGTCTTGTCGGGACCCAGTATAACACTTGTATTTCGATTTTATTTGTGGGGTACGTGAAGTTATGGTCCGTCGTATAATGATGGTTACTGACTAAATCCGACGAACAGGTACCTGTTGATGCAAATTCCCTCCAACATGCTCATGTCCTCCAAGAAGGTCCGACCGTCCCTGTACATGAGTGTTTGCATGGGTAGCTGGGCAGTTGTCTCGGCTTGTACGGCTTTGACGAAGAACTATGTCGGGCTGGTGATGGTCAGGTTCTTCCTGGGTATCACCGAAGCCCCTTTCTACCCCGgtgctctcttcctcttatCCGTCTTCTACACCCGCAAAGAAATCGCTCTCCGGATCTCGATTTTATATTCGGGCAATATCATCGCAACAGGAGTGGCAGGTCTCGTCGCGGCAgcaaccttctccaccttGGACAAGACACACGGTCTAGCAGGTTGGCAATGGCTCTTCATAATCGAAGGCGCAGTCACATTCGGAATCGCCATACTCGGCCTCTTCATGCTCCCCGATCACCCACTCACCACGCGATGGCTCACTCCCGAAGAACGCCAACTAGCCCATGACCGCATACTCAAGGATACAGTCAACAGCGAAGAATCCAAGGGCCCCATTGCCGGCCTGAAGCAAGCCTTCCGCGACCCACGGCTGTTCCTGCTAGCCTTCATGCAAAACATGCACCTGAGTTCCTGCAGCTTCAACAACTTCTTCCCGACCGTAGTGGGAAGTCTCGGCTACAACAGTACAATCACACTCGTTCTCACATGTCCGCCATATATCGCTACATGTCTCGCCAGTATCGTGATAGGCATCACCTCCGGTCGGTATAACGAGCGCACCTGGCACATCACCGGCTGCATCGGCGCTGCAGCCATCGGGTTCATTATATCCTGCGCGACGTTGAACACAGCTGCCAGATATATCTCGTGCTTCTTGTTCGCGAGTGGTGCGTATGCGGCGAATTCGGTCATTCTGGGTTGGGTCTCGGCGACGTTGGGACAGACGCCGGAAAAGAAAGCGGCGTCCCTCTCTTTCGTTAATGTTGTTGCGAATGCGTCGTATATTTACACCGCGTATCTCTATCCAAAAAGCGACGGGCCTCGCTATCTGACTGCCATGGCGTCAAATGCGGCCTTCAGTGTTGCTGTTATAGTTAGTGCGTGGGTCTTGAGGTTCTGGTTGCAGAACACGAATAGGAAGATAAGGCAAGGTATTCTTCCAGGTGCCGATGAGGGCCTGCTGTATGCCTACTGAGGATAGTGTACGGAGAGTAGAAGATTGCTTGATCTTTTTCGGGTTTAATGTTGATCTGGtactttatatattgttAGCAAATTGACAATGGTTAAAATAAAGTGATGGAAGGTCAAGTCGCATGTGTAGAACGGCCTTATATATTTTGTCAGTCCCACTTGACCGACCAAAACATCATTTGGCACTTAGTATTGCCTTGCACCCCTCTAACCCAAAAGATTATATCACTCCTACATTTTATGTAGGCTCTACAGGAAACAAATAGACGTTGGACTTTCTACTAGGTTTGTCCGTGACTCTACAATGACTTGTAGATCTCGATCCTGTTTTGATCACcataattataaattataaatccaAGCAGTTTTCCGCGTGAGACCTAATGGCCACAAAATCATAAGGATTGAGAAGGATATGATGGAATTACTCTATATATGTATTATTTTCTCGTttcgaaaaaagaaaaagagagagagagagcagCTTAGGTGATCATAAGTATAGTTCCGGTAAAGATATTAAGTCTCTGCATAGTAAAGGGTATCGGGAAGACTAGGAGAAATCTACCATTTCCCGTGGTAAAACTCAATACCCGCCTTCACTGCATTCCCAATATTTTACACCTACATCTCACGCTAAATATGAAGATGCATAATTCCTGTAAGAGGCAATCCCTATGAGAATAGAAATATCATCAATTGGAATATCTCCATACTAATTCATAACCAGTCCACCGTTCCAAAATGCAACGTGCGAATGAGTCAGAGAGCGTTGGTTGGTTGATTCGATGCATTTTGTGAGATCGACGAGCAACTACACCAAAATAAAACGTAGGCGCATGCCAGTCGGCACTGTGCCTTCCGAGTATTATGGCTCCGAGGAGATCCAATATACCTTCTCGGAGGTGCCTTTCCGACCGCATGAAAGGCTCTTTCAGCTTGAGGGAAACACTACCCCCCAGTTGTCCTATTTTCAAGAGACAATAGGGAAGCACGTCCAACAGCAAGAGAAAAGGCATGCTTGCAGGGGGTCATTTAATCTTATCCTCACCAGCAATGCCAGTGATGCAGGGGGAATCTTTCTGAGTCCACGTCACGGTCTCAACAATTTTCTCGTCAACAAGCTGATCAGTGATGGCACCAACATAGGTGAGGACGGCATTAGGATTCTGGACCTGCTTTCTAGCTTTTGGGGAAGAATCCCCTTTAGGAAACCAGCAGCAGAGGAGATATTACTAGCCGTGGAGATCTCGAAGATCTTGCTATTCTTGATGATACTTACAGGGATAAGTGCTCGGAGGGCCAGCGAAGGAATTGCCACCTTCTAGCTCAGCTCACCCAGTAGGATTGATCCGGCTATGCAGCGAACATCTAGGATTCTTCGACCTTTCCTTCCGAGAACCCAGTTAAACTTCCCGGGCTGCAGCAGATATTCAGGGtgcatatttccttttcttccgtcAACATGCTTTTCTCGTACCGACGGGATGAGAGCATAGACATATCCTCAGAGCTGATGAGGCGTTGTAGCCCAAAGTAGTAAGTTTAACGGCCCGCAGACGTTTGTTTCTAGAAAAATCACGCAGGGTGTGGCGAGGATTGATGTGACGGTTCTCATTATCTCGGATGTTCTCATTTGCTTAACCTGTTTCATATTAGCGAGCTGACGTTCTCATACTAAGCTCCACATAGTCTCCTCAAGTGAACGAACGACTTTCACTAGTCTATCCAGGCCACAAGTGGTAGGCACACTGTGCCCTCGGTGATACTAGTTCCTGCATACTAGACAGGGTATGTTTAATTAATATGGACTTAGCTTCAAAGACGTTCCATGCCTGAGATCCCAGGAACGACCAAGATGCGCAGGGGAAATTAAAACTTAAGAATTACACCATACTATTGACTGTGTCGCTGATAATACCGTGGAATGCTTGTAGAAATATCATGAATCATC carries:
- a CDS encoding putative glyceraldehyde-3-phosphate dehydrogenase (glyceraldehyde-3-phosphate dehydrogenase) — protein: MAPSISDFPHSVASTQPSVCKVGINGFGRIGRNVLRASLNRTDLQIVAINHTCNTVQDLIYLIRYDSCMGKLSDDISIHALSDTLITINGRQIVLTSERDLQKLNWSAVGVDYVVECTGKFTKRDLALQHVTYGHAKRVVISAPSSDSPTYVYGVNSDNYRADEDRRVVSCASCTTNCVTPVLKVLHQQFGIVQGLLTTVHAATQSQQVLDGYSKKNRRLGRSVFDNIIPTTTGAAKAIATVLPELTGKVTGVSIRVPAPNVSMIDLTVTTEQPTSLAEIMAAFRRAAKSSLAGVLYVSDEELVSSDYKGNPNSAVVDAPACTELNPQFFKIMAWYDNEWGYSNRLLDLTAHVALQEQ
- a CDS encoding putative pantothenate transporter (MFS transporter) — translated: MKSHSPPEGGKAQSTYIEDVHSLKHADEKAQGDYAGATAKTDPREIRLVRKLDMRIMPILWAMYFMNFIDRNAVPNARLNNLEKDLGLVGTQYNTCISILFVGYLLMQIPSNMLMSSKKVRPSLYMSVCMGSWAVVSACTALTKNYVGLVMVRFFLGITEAPFYPGALFLLSVFYTRKEIALRISILYSGNIIATGVAGLVAAATFSTLDKTHGLAGWQWLFIIEGAVTFGIAILGLFMLPDHPLTTRWLTPEERQLAHDRILKDTVNSEESKGPIAGLKQAFRDPRLFLLAFMQNMHLSSCSFNNFFPTVVGSLGYNSTITLVLTCPPYIATCLASIVIGITSGRYNERTWHITGCIGAAAIGFIISCATLNTAARYISCFLFASGAYAANSVILGWVSATLGQTPEKKAASLSFVNVVANASYIYTAYLYPKSDGPRYLTAMASNAAFSVAVIVSAWVLRFWLQNTNRKIRQGILPGADEGLLYAY